The bacterium genome segment CTCGGGTGAGGAGGGCGCGGAAGCCCCCATGGCTTTCCGCTCCGGAAGCCTCACCGTATTGGACAGCTCCGCGGACGCCCCGACCATGACCCAGCGCTCCCTGGCCGACCTCGAGGAGGACCCCACCTACTACATGAACAACGGCCTGGGCGACGAGAACCAGTGGTCCTTCGAGGCTGAAATTATGGCCATCGAGTACACGGAATAGCGCCCATTCCCGATAAAAAAAGCGGCCGGTTTCCGGCCGTTTTTTTCATCCCTTGACTTCACCCTATCCCCGCCGGACCTTTAGCGTTCCGGCACTGACCGGGGGGTCGGCGGTGACCTGGTACCTTGACTCACCCTACTCCTGCTCGGCCTCCAGCATCTCTTTGACCTTCATCAGCCGCGTCAGCGTCCCCCGCTCCCTCTCTCCCAGCTTGAGCCCGATGTAGCGGATGGTCTCCTCCAGGTTCGGGATCAAGATGTATTCCAGGGCGTTGACCCGCTGCCGGGTGAGCTGAATCTCCCGGGCCAGCATCTCGATGGAGTTCTCCAACTCGGCCAGGTTCAAGAGCCGGGGCAGCACCCCGCGAAAGCCCTCCACCGCCAGGTCCAGCTCCGGCGGCGTCGTCGCCAGCCCGTAGGCCAGCGCGTTACCCTCCAGGGTCACCTCCAGGGACGGCACCTTGAGGTTCATCACCTGGCGGGTGGCGGTTTTCACCTCGCCGGTGACCTTGGGCAGCGCCAGGGCCGTGGCTGTGGTCTGCTCGTCCATGAGCGCCC includes the following:
- a CDS encoding V-type ATP synthase subunit D, with the translated sequence MILDVNATRMELMRLKKRLVIARRGHKLLKDKQDELLRRFFALIERAKGLRLQVEEELRLAMTGFVIARALMDEQTTATALALPKVTGEVKTATRQVMNLKVPSLEVTLEGNALAYGLATTPPELDLAVEGFRGVLPRLLNLAELENSIEMLAREIQLTRQRVNALEYILIPNLEETIRYIGLKLGERERGTLTRLMKVKEMLEAEQE